The stretch of DNA CGAGGTCCGCCCCCTTCACGGTGTCGAGGAGGTAGCGGCCGCCGCCGTACGTCTGCCGGCCGCTGGTCGCGTCCTTCAGGGGCAGGAAGACGCCACCGCCGTACATCGCCACCCACCAGACGTCCAGGCCGCCGAGACCGGGCAGCTCGACGCGCCCGACGCGCTCCAGCGGGACGACGCCGTCGGTGGCGGTCCGCACCTCCCGACGCTGGGCGGGCACGGACCGGTCGACCGGCACGACGAACCGGAAGGCCTCGTCGTACGGGGCCGTCGTCGGTCCGGCGTATGCCGAGCGCTCCGCGACCGGTACGGGCGACGCGGGATGGGTCCGCAGCAGACGTCCGCGCGCGGACACCCACTCCTCGTGGGCGGCGCGCGGGTCCGGCTCGGCCCGCACCGCCCGGTAGAGGTCGGCCACCTGCCGGCGCCAGTCGAGGACGTCCCACCACGAGCCGCTCACCGCGCGAGCGTATGTCGGTCGCGGTGCGGTGGCCTGCGTCCGGACGTGTGCCCGGCGCGGCACGGTACCGTGGGGGGTCGTTCCCGGCGCCGGTCCCCTCGTGCGGGCCCGCCGGTGACAGCTTCCCGGCGGCCCTGCGCGGCTCGTCGGCCGCCCGTCTTGCTCGCCGCACCGAAGGACGTCCCCGTGACCGCAGCACTGGCCCTGTTCGACCTGGACGACACGCTCGCGCCCTCCAAGAGCAAGGTCGGCGACGAGGTGATCGACATGATCGTCGCCCTCACCAAGGTCGTGCAGGTCGGTGTGATCTCCGGCGGCCGGTTCGAGCAGTTCGACGCCCAGCTGCTCTCGTCCATCCACGACGACGCGGCGCTCGGCCAGATCCACGTGCTGCCGACCTGCGGCACCCGCTACCTGGTGCACCAGGGCGGCGACTGGACCGAGGTGTACTCCGAGCCGCTGACCGCGGACGAGGCGGACCGCGCGACGGCCGCCCTCGAGGAGGGCGCCAAGGCGCTCGGCCTGTGGGAGGAGAGCACCTGGGGCGACCGCATCGAGCTGCGCGGCAGCCAGGTGACGTTCTCGGCGCTCGGCCAGGCGGCCCCGGTGGACGCCAAGGCGGCGTGGGACCCGGACGGGCGGAAGAAGGAGTCCCTGCGGGCCTACGTGGCGGAGAAGCTGCCGGACCTCGAGGTGCGCTCCGGTGGGTCCACCTCCGTGGACATCACCCGCAAGGGCATCGACAAGGCGTACGGCGTCAACCGGCTGCTCGACCGCCTCGGGCTGCGCCCCGACCAGGCGGTGTTCTTCGGTGACCGGCTCGACGAGGGCGGCAACGACTACCCGGTGATCGCCACGGGGGTGCCCTGCATCGCGGTGACCGGCTGGGAGGACACCCCGGCCAAGGTCCGCGTGGCCATCCCCGAGGCGTTCGCAGCCGATCTGGCTCGCTGACCGGTCCGCTCGTGCGGTGCGGCTACTTCGAGGCGGGGGTCTGCAGGTCCTGCACCCTGCTGGAGCAGCGGTACGACGAGCAGGTGCGGGCCAAGCAGGACGCGTGCGTCCGGGCGCTCGGCGACCCTGACGGGCTGGTGTGGCTGCCGCCGGTGACGGGGCCGCAGGAGCGGTTCCGCAACAAGGCGAAGCTCGTGGTGGGCGGCACCGTCGACGCCCCGACCCTCGGGATCCTCGACGGTGCGGGTCGCGGCGTCGACCTGCGTGAGTGCGGGCTGTACGAGCCGGCGATCAGCGACGTGCTGGAGCCGTTGGCCCGCTGGATCGCGGCCGCCCGCCTGGTGCCGTACGACGTGCCGTCGCGCGTCGGCGAGCTCAAGCACGTGCTGCTGACGGCGTCGCCGGACGGCGAGCTGATGCTGCGGCTGGTGCTGCGGTCCACGGAGGCCCTGGCCCGGATCCGCAAGCACCTGCCGGCGCTCCAGGAGGCGCTGCCGGCGCTCGCGGTCGCCTCGGTGAACGTGCAGCCGGCCCACGCGGCCGTGCTCGAGGGTGAGCGGGAGATCCCGCTCACCGAGCGGCAGACCCTGCGCATGCGGGTGAACGACGTAGACCTGCACCTGCGGCCGCGCAGCTTCTTCCAGACGAACACCGCCGTGGCGGCCATGCTCTACCGGCAGGCAGCCGCGTGGATCGACGAGGTGGCGCCGGCCACGGTGTGGGACCTGTACTGCGGGGTGGGCGGGTTCGCCCTGCACGCCGCGGCACCGGGACGCGAGGTGACCGGCGTGGAGGTGAGCGCGGAGGCGGTGGCCAGCGCCGAGGCGAGTGCTGCGGAGCTGGGTCTCGACGGCATGCGCTTCCTCGCCGGCGACGCCACGTCGTTCGCCCGGACCGCGGCACGGGCGCCCGACCTGGTGGTGGTGAACCCGCCTCGACGAGGGCTGGGTGCGGAGCTGGCCGGCTGGCTCGAGGCGTCGTCCGTCCGGTCGGTGCTGTACTCCAGCTGCAACTCGGACTCCCTGGCGCGGGACCTGGCCGCGATGGCGTCGTGGCGGCCCCGCCGTGCGCGGCTGCTGGACATGTTCCCCCAGACCACGCACGCCGAGGTGCTGGTGCTGCTCGGGCGCGAGGGCTGACCGGACCTCTGACCGGACCCCTGGCCGGACCCCGCGGCGGGCACCTCAGCGCCGCGTGGTGCCGCCGGGCTGCCGGGGCTCGCGCGGCCGTCGGACCGTCGCCGGCTCCGGCCGCCAGAGACCCGCCGCGAGCAGGCCCCGGGTCCGGCGGGACAGGTTGGCGTGCACCGTCCGGTACGAGTCCACCAGGAGCTCCTCGAGCAGCTGGTCCGGCACCTGGTCGTCGTCCAGCCGTGCCGTCAGCCAGTGCCGGTGGTCCATGTGCCAGCCGGGCAGCAGCGTCGGGAACTCACGGCGCAGCGCGGCGCCGTCCTCCGGGTCCACCTTGACGTTGAGCCGGTAGGGCGCCGACGCCCCGACCAGGGCGAACATCCGGCCTGCGACCTTGTACACCGCGGTGGTCGCGTCGAACGGGTGCGTGAGCTCGGCCCACTCCAGCCCCATGGCCACGGCGTGCAGGTGCGCACGACGAGCTGCGGGATCGACGTCCTCGGTCACGCCCACGACGCTATCGGGCACCCCCGACAGCGTCGTGGCGGCGCCGGCCACGCTGCCACAGGAGCCCGTTCGTCTCCCCGGGTGCTCGGCTCGGCTTCGACGCGCGTCGCGACCCGTCGGTGGTAGGACGGGGCCATGCGCAGACGGTCGGCAGGGTCCCTGGTCGGCGACCTGTGGGTGGTCCGGCGGGGAACGGGCCGCCCGTTGGTGCTCCTGCACGGCAACGGTGCGAGCCACCTCGAGTTCGACCGGCTGGTCCGGCGGCTCGCGCCGGACCGCAGCCTCATCGGCATCGACTCCCGGGCGCAGGGGCGTTCCCTGCGCGGCGACGGGCCGCTGACGATCGCACGCCTGGCGGACGACGTCGACGAGGTGCTCGGTTCGCTCGGGGTGCCGACGGCGGACGTGCTCGGCCACTCCGACGGCGGCAACATCGCGCTAGAGCTGGCCCTGCGCCACCCGAAGCGGGTCCGCCGCATCGTGATCAGCGGTGCCAACCTCGACCCGAGCGGTCTGCGGCCCAGCCTCCTGCGGACCTTCGCGGTGGTCCGTGCCGCCTGTGCGCCCGTCGCCGCGTGGTCAGGCTGGGCGAGGCGGCGGGTCGAGCTGATGGACCTCATGCTCCTGGACCCGCAGATCGCCCCGTCGGACCTCGGGGCCGTGACTGCGCCCGTGCTCGTCGTGGTGGGCGAGCGTGACGTCATCCTGCCCGCCCACACACGCCTGATCGTGTCGAGCCTGCCCGACTCGCGGCTGGTCGTGATGCCCGGCGTCGGCCACATGGTGCCTGTGCGCCGCCCCGCCGAGCTGGCGGCCCTCGTCGAGGACTTCCTGGGCGCTCCCGACTCGGACTGACCTGTCGACGACCGCTCTCCTCCTCGCGGGCGGGTGTCGGACGTCCGGCGTAACGTCCCTGGCAGGAGGTGGGTCATGGACGTGTCGACACTGCTCACGGAGCTGTTCAGCAGGATCCCCGAGGTGCTGCACCGCGCGGCCGGAGGACTGGACGCCGAGGGCCTCGCGTTCCGTCCGGACGCCGACGCGAACTCGATCGCCTGGTTGGTGTGGCATGCGGCGCGCGTGCAGGACGCCCAGCTCGCGGACGTCGCCGGCCTCGAGCAGGTGTGGACGTCCGAGGGGTGGGTCCAGACGTTCGGCCTGCCGCTCGACGCGGGCGACACCGGCTACGGGCACACCTCGGCACAGGTCGCCCAGGTGGTGGTCCCGGCCGAGGACCTGCTCGGCTACGTCGACGCCGTCGCGGCGTTCGCGGCCGAGTACGTCGGCGGCCTGAACCACACCGAGCTGGACCGGGTGGTGGACCGGCGCTGGCAGCCGCCCGTCACGCTCGGGGTGCGGCTGGTCAGCATCGTGGTGGACGCCACCGAGCACGCCGGGCAGGCCGCCTACCTGCGTGGGCTGGTGGACCGCTCCCGCGGCTGACCGTGCCGGCGCGCGCCGGCTCCGGCCGGGCCGGCGGCGAGGCAGGGAGCTGAGACAGGGAGAGGCAGGGAGCTGAGACAGGGAGCTGAGACAGGGGCTCAGGCAGGGACCGACGGGTCCTCGAGGACGGACAGCACGTTGCCCGCGGGGTCGGTGAACCACGCGATCGGCGGCCCGCCCGCGCCCCGGACCACCCCGGCCTCGTCGGTCGCCTCCGCCATCGACGGGTAGCGCTCGAACACCACGCCGCGCTCCGTCAGGGTCGCGACGGTGCTGTCGATGTCCCGCACCGGGAAGTTCAGCACCGTGAACGACGCCGGGGTGTGGTCGGCGCCCTTCGGGTAGACCAGCACGCTGGCGCCCGTCCCGAGCCGGAGCGTCAGCATGCCGTTGTCCACGCCGACCGTCAGGCCGAGCACGTCGCGGTAGAACGCGGCCGCCTTGTCGACGTCGTCGACGGAGAAGCCGCTGAACGCGGGTGACTGACCGAGCATGGTGACCTCCGGAGCTGGGACGGCGGGGCGGTGCCGCACCACGACCGGCGCGGACGTCCCCTCATCAACAGACCGGCCGGCGGTGTCGGGCTCATCGCACCGGCCGCCTCGATCTTCAGCCCTCGAGCAGCCCGCCGCCCACCCACGCGCGGATCGCGGCGACGTCGCCCTTGCTCAGGTCCATCCGGGCGCCCCGGCACAGGCCGATGACGTTGTCCGCCCACGCCTGCGCCAGCTTCTCGGCCGGGTGGGCGGTGGTCAGCTCGAGGCCGGTGTAGAGGATGCCCGAGATGACGGTGTTCACCGTCGCGCGACCCACCTGGGCCCCCGCCTTCTGGCAGGCGTCCCGGACGCGTCGGGACGTCTCGGCGCGCTCGAACGGGTGGGCCGCGATGTCCGTCGCGAGGCCCTCCAGCAGCTTCCGGTAGCCCGAGGCGGGCAGGCCCGGTGTGTCCGTCACGGCGATCACCTGGCGGGTCAGGGCGCTGGGGTCGGTGTCGGCGACCACGCCCGGCAGGTCCGCCTCGTCGAACCGCTGCGGGTCCCAGACGTACCCCGGCGGCCGGCTGGTCATGCCGAGCTCCGGCAGCACGCGGCCCAGCCACGCCGCGAAGCTGCCGGCGCCGCCCCAGCCGGAGCCTGGCAGCCCCGGGTCGGCCTGCTGCGCGGCCTGCGCCACGGCGCCCAGCGGCACCGGACGGTCGGCGCTGCGGACCCGGTGCAGCACGGCACGGCGGGCGGCCGGCGACGGGTGCGCCTGCGTGGCCGGCGCCGGGGCAGCCGACGCAGAGGCGGCGGCCGGCGTGCTGGTGCTGGGGGAGCCGGTCGTCGTGCGACCGGATGCCGCGCCCCGCCCCGTGGCCTTCTCCTCGGCACCCGGGCGCTGCTCGGCTGCGGCGGGCTCCGGCGCGACGGGCTCCGGCGTGGTGGCCGTGAGGGGCTCGTCCGAGAGGGACGTGGTGGTGGTGACGAGCTCGGCCAGGGCGTCGGCCGTGATCACGTTGTCGGCGACGGCTCGGTAGGCGCTCGCCGCGGGGCTCGCGGTGATGATGGTGACCATGCGGTCGGCGGCGCGGCACCGCAGGGCCAGCGGTGTGAAGTCCGCATCGGCCGAGACGATGACGAACTCCTCGTACCGGGTGGGCGCCGCGAGGGCGTCCACCGCGTCCAGCACCAGGTTGATGTCCGCGCTGGACTTGCCCTGCTGGGTCAGCGACGGGCAGTCGACCACCTGGAAGCCGGCGCGCGTGAAGTTGGGCCGGTACACGGAGAACACCGACGGGTTCAGGTAGCAGGCGCGGATCAGGAACCGCCGGCTGAACTCGCCCTGCGAGTCGCTGCCGGTCTCCAGCTCGGCCAGCCAGTGCCCGGGGTCGGTGGCGAAGGCCTCGGCCGCGGCGGGGTCGAGGCGGCGCAGCCCGATGTAGACGTTGTCGAAGTCCACGAACAGGGCGCACCGCACGCGGCGGCCACCGTCCGTGCGGGCCAGGGTGTCGGTGCTCACCGGGCCATCTTCCCCGGTGCCGGGCGCAGGACGCGCCGTTGCGGCCCGCGTCGCGGCCGTCCTGTCCTGAACGGCGGCTGCCCGCCATGCAAGACGGGACGGCGCCGACGCGTCGTCCGGGCGGCCGACCGGCGCCGTCTGGACCACTATGGAGACGTGATCGCACAGCACGTCGTGGTGCACGGACAGGTCCAGGGCGTGGGTTTCCGCTGGTGGGCGGCACGCGAGGCGGACCGGCTCGGGGTGACGGGCTGGGTGCGCAACCGCCCCGACGGGGCCGTGGAGGCGCTGGTGGAGGGGGAGCCCGAGCCGGTGCAGACGATGGTCGACGAGCTGGCCAGCGGCCCGCGGCACGCCGCGGTCAGCGGGGTGGAGGTCGAGGAGGCCACACCGACGGGGTCGACGCGCTTCGTCGTCGAGCCGTAGCGACCGCTTCGTCGTCGAGCCCCAGCCGCTGCGCCGTGGCGTCCGACGTAGCATGCCGACCCGTGGCCACCCCCGACTTCGTCCTCGCCCTGCGAGCCAAGGTGGACCACGACCTGCTGTGGCTCTCGGGGGTGACCGCCGTGGTGCTCGACGCCTCCGGGGACCGCGTGCTGCTGGTGCGGCGCTCCGACGACGGCCGCTGGACGCCCGTGACCGGCATCATCGACCCCGGGGAGCAGCCGGCCGCCGCTGCCGCCCGGGAGGTGCTCGAGGAGGCCGGCGTGGTGGCCGTGCCGGAGCGGCTCGCCCGGGTGCGGGCGCTGCCGCCCATGACCTACTCCAACGGCGACCGGTCCCAGTACCTCGACCTGACCTTCCGGTTCCGGCACGTCAGCGGCGACCCCTACCCGGCCGACGGCGAGAACACCGAGGCGGCCTGGTTCGAGCTCGGCGCGCTGCCGGCGCTGGACCCGGAGATGCACGGCCGGCTGGCCGTCGCGCTCGGGGACGGTCCGACGCTGTTCGACTGACGCGGTCGTCGGGCCGGCCGCCTCGACCGACGCGGGCCGCCGACGTCAGGACGAGACGTCGGCCGTGGTGAAGCGGCTCCACGCGAGCGCGCCGAACACCGCCACCCAGGCGGCCTGCACGCCGACGCCGGTCCAGAGCACGTGGGAGTCGGGCGCGATCCGCAGGAACTCGGCGAAGTCGAGCCAGTGGTGGGTCAGCAGGTACGGGTGGATGCGCGACAGGGCCGGCAGCGTGTCCAGCACGGCGCTGACCACCGCGGTCACCACGGTGGCCGCCATCGCGCCGATCGGCACCTCGGTCAGCGTGGAGAAGAACAGCCCGACGGCGACCAGCCCCGTCATGGACACCCCGACGTAGAGCACGATGCCCGTCACGCGGAGCACCGAGTTGCCGATGGGCACGGACCCGCCGGAGATCAGCGCGATGTCGTGCACGCCGAACAGTGCGGCGCCGACGATCAGTCCCACGACGGCGATCGCCAGCACCGCCGCGGCCACGAACGCCAGGGCGCCGAGCGCCTTGACGGCCAGCAGCCGGGCTCGTGCGACCGGCACCACGAGCAGGTAGCGCAGCGTGCCGGCGTTGGCCTCACCGGCGAGCGAGTCGCCCGAGGCGATGCCGACGGTCAGCGGCAGCAGGAAGGGCAGGCAGAGGAACAGAGCGGCGACGACGAGGAACAGGCCGTTCTGGGCCACCCGGCCGATGAACCCGGGGCCCTCGCCGGCCGTCGACGTGTCCTGCGTGAACCAGATCATCAGGCCGATCAGGAGCGGCACCATCGCCAGCCCGGCCAGGAGCACCTGGTTGCGGCGACGGCCGAACACGAGCCGCAGCTCGCTGCGGACCAGCCGGCCCGTGGCGCCCCGCTGCGGCGACGGTCGGTCGAAGGGTTCGCCGGTGGGTGCGGGCTCGGGCGCGACCACCACGGGCTCAGCGGGCGACATCGAAACCCTCCCCGGTCAGCTCGACGAACACCTGCTCCAGGCTCGGTCTGCGCACGTCCAGCCCCAGCAGGGGGACGTCGGCACCGACCAGCGCGGCGGAGACCCGGTCGGCCGGGACCTCGCCCAGCAGACCGTCCACGCGGTCGCCGGTCACCGACACGTCCGAGAGGCCGAGGCCGGTGAGCACCCGTGCGGCGGCGGGTGCGTCCGCCGCGGTGGTCGTGACTGTCGCCCGGGTGGTCCGCGAGTCCGTCAGCTCCGAGCGGGCGCCGGACAGCACCAGCCGGCCGCGGCTCATGATGCCGACGTGGGTGCACACCTGCTCGATCTCGGCGAGCAGGTGCGAGCTCACCAGCACCGTGGTGCCGGCCG from Cellulomonas sp. NTE-D12 encodes:
- a CDS encoding VOC family protein, whose protein sequence is MLGQSPAFSGFSVDDVDKAAAFYRDVLGLTVGVDNGMLTLRLGTGASVLVYPKGADHTPASFTVLNFPVRDIDSTVATLTERGVVFERYPSMAEATDEAGVVRGAGGPPIAWFTDPAGNVLSVLEDPSVPA
- a CDS encoding NYN domain-containing protein, producing the protein MSTDTLARTDGGRRVRCALFVDFDNVYIGLRRLDPAAAEAFATDPGHWLAELETGSDSQGEFSRRFLIRACYLNPSVFSVYRPNFTRAGFQVVDCPSLTQQGKSSADINLVLDAVDALAAPTRYEEFVIVSADADFTPLALRCRAADRMVTIITASPAASAYRAVADNVITADALAELVTTTTSLSDEPLTATTPEPVAPEPAAAEQRPGAEEKATGRGAASGRTTTGSPSTSTPAAASASAAPAPATQAHPSPAARRAVLHRVRSADRPVPLGAVAQAAQQADPGLPGSGWGGAGSFAAWLGRVLPELGMTSRPPGYVWDPQRFDEADLPGVVADTDPSALTRQVIAVTDTPGLPASGYRKLLEGLATDIAAHPFERAETSRRVRDACQKAGAQVGRATVNTVISGILYTGLELTTAHPAEKLAQAWADNVIGLCRGARMDLSKGDVAAIRAWVGGGLLEG
- a CDS encoding DUF664 domain-containing protein, encoding MDVSTLLTELFSRIPEVLHRAAGGLDAEGLAFRPDADANSIAWLVWHAARVQDAQLADVAGLEQVWTSEGWVQTFGLPLDAGDTGYGHTSAQVAQVVVPAEDLLGYVDAVAAFAAEYVGGLNHTELDRVVDRRWQPPVTLGVRLVSIVVDATEHAGQAAYLRGLVDRSRG
- a CDS encoding NUDIX domain-containing protein, producing MATPDFVLALRAKVDHDLLWLSGVTAVVLDASGDRVLLVRRSDDGRWTPVTGIIDPGEQPAAAAAREVLEEAGVVAVPERLARVRALPPMTYSNGDRSQYLDLTFRFRHVSGDPYPADGENTEAAWFELGALPALDPEMHGRLAVALGDGPTLFD
- a CDS encoding MmcQ/YjbR family DNA-binding protein gives rise to the protein MTEDVDPAARRAHLHAVAMGLEWAELTHPFDATTAVYKVAGRMFALVGASAPYRLNVKVDPEDGAALRREFPTLLPGWHMDHRHWLTARLDDDQVPDQLLEELLVDSYRTVHANLSRRTRGLLAAGLWRPEPATVRRPREPRQPGGTTRR
- a CDS encoding DUF1684 domain-containing protein gives rise to the protein MSGSWWDVLDWRRQVADLYRAVRAEPDPRAAHEEWVSARGRLLRTHPASPVPVAERSAYAGPTTAPYDEAFRFVVPVDRSVPAQRREVRTATDGVVPLERVGRVELPGLGGLDVWWVAMYGGGVFLPLKDATSGRQTYGGGRYLLDTVKGADLGGAPDALVVDLNFAYPPSCAYDEAWACPLPGPGNTLTGAVPVGELSAATGPTPAPSA
- a CDS encoding acylphosphatase, whose amino-acid sequence is MIAQHVVVHGQVQGVGFRWWAAREADRLGVTGWVRNRPDGAVEALVEGEPEPVQTMVDELASGPRHAAVSGVEVEEATPTGSTRFVVEP
- the rlmC gene encoding 23S rRNA (uracil(747)-C(5))-methyltransferase RlmC; this encodes MRCGYFEAGVCRSCTLLEQRYDEQVRAKQDACVRALGDPDGLVWLPPVTGPQERFRNKAKLVVGGTVDAPTLGILDGAGRGVDLRECGLYEPAISDVLEPLARWIAAARLVPYDVPSRVGELKHVLLTASPDGELMLRLVLRSTEALARIRKHLPALQEALPALAVASVNVQPAHAAVLEGEREIPLTERQTLRMRVNDVDLHLRPRSFFQTNTAVAAMLYRQAAAWIDEVAPATVWDLYCGVGGFALHAAAPGREVTGVEVSAEAVASAEASAAELGLDGMRFLAGDATSFARTAARAPDLVVVNPPRRGLGAELAGWLEASSVRSVLYSSCNSDSLARDLAAMASWRPRRARLLDMFPQTTHAEVLVLLGREG
- a CDS encoding ABC transporter permease subunit; this encodes MSPAEPVVVAPEPAPTGEPFDRPSPQRGATGRLVRSELRLVFGRRRNQVLLAGLAMVPLLIGLMIWFTQDTSTAGEGPGFIGRVAQNGLFLVVAALFLCLPFLLPLTVGIASGDSLAGEANAGTLRYLLVVPVARARLLAVKALGALAFVAAAVLAIAVVGLIVGAALFGVHDIALISGGSVPIGNSVLRVTGIVLYVGVSMTGLVAVGLFFSTLTEVPIGAMAATVVTAVVSAVLDTLPALSRIHPYLLTHHWLDFAEFLRIAPDSHVLWTGVGVQAAWVAVFGALAWSRFTTADVSS
- a CDS encoding HAD-IIB family hydrolase, with protein sequence MTAALALFDLDDTLAPSKSKVGDEVIDMIVALTKVVQVGVISGGRFEQFDAQLLSSIHDDAALGQIHVLPTCGTRYLVHQGGDWTEVYSEPLTADEADRATAALEEGAKALGLWEESTWGDRIELRGSQVTFSALGQAAPVDAKAAWDPDGRKKESLRAYVAEKLPDLEVRSGGSTSVDITRKGIDKAYGVNRLLDRLGLRPDQAVFFGDRLDEGGNDYPVIATGVPCIAVTGWEDTPAKVRVAIPEAFAADLAR
- a CDS encoding alpha/beta hydrolase; the protein is MRRRSAGSLVGDLWVVRRGTGRPLVLLHGNGASHLEFDRLVRRLAPDRSLIGIDSRAQGRSLRGDGPLTIARLADDVDEVLGSLGVPTADVLGHSDGGNIALELALRHPKRVRRIVISGANLDPSGLRPSLLRTFAVVRAACAPVAAWSGWARRRVELMDLMLLDPQIAPSDLGAVTAPVLVVVGERDVILPAHTRLIVSSLPDSRLVVMPGVGHMVPVRRPAELAALVEDFLGAPDSD